ATTCAGCTACATCTGCGTTACTTGAGCGTAATGATGTTATTGTGGTTGCTTCAGTTTCGTGTATATATGGACTTGGTAATCCAGAAGAGTATAAAAAACTTACAGTGTCGCTTAGGGAAGGCATGGAAAAGGATAGAAATGAAGTAATAAGACATCTTGTAGACATACAGTATGAAAGAAATGATATGAATTTTATTCGTGGAACTTTTAGAGTACGAGGAGACACTATTGATATATTCCCTGCATCGTCCTCTAGCGAGGGGATTAGGGTAGAGTTTTTCGGAGACGAAATAGAGAAAATTAGATCATTTGATGCACTTACAGGAGAAACTATAGGAATTCGTAAACATGTATCTATTTTCCCAGCTTCTCATTTCGCGACATCAAAGGATAAATTAGAGATCGGTATAGCTCAAATAGAACAGGAACTTGAGGAGAGATTAAAGGAACTTATTTCGGAGGACAAGGCACTTGAGGCGCAAAGACTTAAACAAAGAACCAATTATGATATTGAAATGATGAGAGAGGTTGGTTACTGCACTGGTATAGAGAATTATTCTAGAATTTTAGATGGTAGACCTGCAGGAACAGCACCTCAAACATTGATGCAATATTTTCCAAAAGATTTTTTGATGTTTATAGATGAGAGTCATGTAACTCTTCCGCAGGTTAAGGCTATGTTTGGGGGAGATAAATCAAGAAAAACTAATTTAATTGAGTATGGGTTTAGACTTAAATCAGCTTATGATAATAGACCCTTAACTTTCCCAGAGTTTGAGAGTAGCATGAACCAAACAGTATTTGTAAGCGCAACGCCAAGTGTTTATGAGGAAGAACATAGTGAAAACATCGCAGAACAAGTAATAAGACCTACGGGGTTATTAGATCCTGAGATTGTAGTAAGGCCTGTTAAAGGACAAATAGATGATTTATATGCTAGCATTCAGGACACAATAAAAAAGGGCTTTAGAGTTTTGGTTACAACACTAACTAAAAAAATGTCAGAGGATTTGACTAAATACTTTAGAGAAATGGATATGAAAATAACTTATTTGCATTCTGATATTGATACAATAGAAAGAATGAAAATTATCCAGGATCTTAGGCTTGGCACATTTGATGTGTTAGTAGGTATAAATCTTTTAAGAGAAGGATTAGATATTCCAGAGGTTGCACTTGTTGCGATACTTGATGCAGATAAGGAAGGATTTTTACGTTCTGAAACATCATTAATTCAAACAATAGGAAGGGCCGCAAGAAATTCAGAGAGTAGAGTAATAATGTATGCAGATAGAATTACAAAATCTATGAAAAAGGCTATGGATGAAACTACAAGAAGGCGGAAACTTCAGATGGAATATAATGAAGAGCATGATATAGTGCCAACTACTATTGTAAAAGATATTAGAGATGTAATAGGATCTATAATGGTAGCAGAGGATGAAGAGGTATATGAATCTCTTGAAGCGGCTAAAGAAGCAAATTATGATGAAACTAAAAAATTAATGGATAAGTATGAAAATGAGATGAAGCAGGCGGCTAAGGATTTACATTTTGAAAAAGCTGCCCAGCTTAGAGATATAATTTATAAGCTTAAAAAGCAGATTAAAGATATTTAAATTTATTTTTGAGAAAATATGAGGATTTGATTGTTTTGCTATTGAGGAGGAGACTATGAGAGATAAAATTTTTATAAAAGGCGCTAAGGTTCATAATTTAAAAAACGTTGATTTGGAGATACCAAGAGATAAGTTAATAGTGTTTACTGGACTTTCGGGATCAGGTAAGTCGTCTCTTGCTTTTGATACATTATATGCGGAGGGGCAAAGACGGTATGTAGAGTCATTATCGGCTTATGCAAGGCAATTTCTAGGCAATATGGATAAGCCAGATGTTGAATATATAGAGGGGTTATCACCTGCTATTTCTATAGATCAAAAAACTACTAATAGGAATCCACGTTCTACAGTGGGTACTGTAACTGAAATTTATGACTATTTGAGACTTCTTTATGCTAAAGTGGGAACACCTCATTGTCCTAAATGTGGCAAGGAAATTACTCAGCAGACTGTAGACCAAATGGTGGATAGAATAATGGAGATGCCACTGAAAACTAAGATTTCCATTTTAGCTCCAATCATAAGGGGGAAAAAGGGCGAACACGTTAAAATTATAGAGAACATTAAAAAAAATGGTTT
This window of the Clostridium estertheticum genome carries:
- the uvrB gene encoding excinuclease ABC subunit UvrB, which translates into the protein MYEFKLHSKFKPTGDQPQAIDSLVKGIEEGEKFQTLKGVTGSGKTFTMANIIERVQKPTLVLAHNKILAAQLCSEFREFFPDNCVEYFVSYYDYYQPEAYIAQTDTFIEKDSSVNDDIDKLRHSATSALLERNDVIVVASVSCIYGLGNPEEYKKLTVSLREGMEKDRNEVIRHLVDIQYERNDMNFIRGTFRVRGDTIDIFPASSSSEGIRVEFFGDEIEKIRSFDALTGETIGIRKHVSIFPASHFATSKDKLEIGIAQIEQELEERLKELISEDKALEAQRLKQRTNYDIEMMREVGYCTGIENYSRILDGRPAGTAPQTLMQYFPKDFLMFIDESHVTLPQVKAMFGGDKSRKTNLIEYGFRLKSAYDNRPLTFPEFESSMNQTVFVSATPSVYEEEHSENIAEQVIRPTGLLDPEIVVRPVKGQIDDLYASIQDTIKKGFRVLVTTLTKKMSEDLTKYFREMDMKITYLHSDIDTIERMKIIQDLRLGTFDVLVGINLLREGLDIPEVALVAILDADKEGFLRSETSLIQTIGRAARNSESRVIMYADRITKSMKKAMDETTRRRKLQMEYNEEHDIVPTTIVKDIRDVIGSIMVAEDEEVYESLEAAKEANYDETKKLMDKYENEMKQAAKDLHFEKAAQLRDIIYKLKKQIKDI